Proteins co-encoded in one Corylus avellana chromosome ca9, CavTom2PMs-1.0 genomic window:
- the LOC132192323 gene encoding probable ADP-ribosylation factor GTPase-activating protein AGD14 (The sequence of the model RefSeq protein was modified relative to this genomic sequence to represent the inferred CDS: added 4 bases not found in genome assembly), translating to MGSKREEERNEKIIRGLMKLPPNRRCINCNSLGPQYVCPNFWTFICTTCSGIHREFTHRVKSVSMAKFTSQEVEALQNGGNQRARDTYLKDWDLQRQRLPDSSKVDKIREFIKNVYVERRYVGGKTSDKPPRDVQNLSISEVEARRASSYHSYSQSPPYDYQYEDRRYGKQAAALSRKPGSDRGRYEGKMSSLVYSPGRLSEKMYEDRFANEGSISRVSDYSVSSAGDPFRSNAGSPNFHKDVGFSSPPIQPSRGSLSEDSWFQAINASSEAHAKRDGDGIPRPQRTASLGSFGSMDSNSLSYKSYNAGGLTDVVSETLKDKASPITRSSVSESSGNLDLFAPPISEPESSAVSSFDLFRIPAASSAPSLDLFQPSVISPASSVNLYQPPQTSTSSSLDFFALQQPATTLDKEPAHLSVPENEGWATFDTPQATPASIPHAENPTPERVPSSDVGSLEKLDLFSSLNTNMHWPSFQSDSFLGSSSTMSNPWHDVHNVQPCTTATSAQMACSKLKGFGQVVSFVSEQAWNAFEDPTGNLPLEGNKQGSELQLETHNPSSTADQYLGLRDLENSIKEGIQRAASDDGSLAPSLPSHGGMGPSYTPMLPLMGETKSHAMDHKSTNPFDLLNDSDFEQSNMFVDMSPLDAALPNAQLSSTFHGVSQPWFPQNTVTPYIPAVGQGGLTYMAGQTPSSQIPNVPSQGPVASIGGNPFA from the exons TCGTGAATTTACTCATCGTGTGAAGTCCGTCTCCATGGCTAAGTTTACTTCACAAGAGGTTGAAGCACTTCAAAATGGTGGTAACCAG CGTGCAAGGGACACATATCTGAAGGATTGGGACCTTCAAAGGCAGCGATTGCCTGACAGCAG CAAAGTTGATAAAATACGGGAGTTTATAAAGAATGTGTATGTGGAGAGAAGATATGTTGGAGGAAAGACCTCTGACAAGCCTCCAAGAGATGTGCAG AACCTTAGCATCTCTGAAGTCGAGGCGAGACGTGCCAGTTCGTATCATTCTTATTCTCAGAGTCCACCTTATGATTATCAATATGAAGACCGACGGTATGGAAAACAAGCTGCTGCCCTGTCCAGGAAGCCTGGTTCAGATCGAGGTCGCTATGAGGGGAAGATGTCTAGTTTAGTCTACAGTCCTGGTCGCTTAAGTGAAAAAATGTATGAGGACAGGTTTGCAAATGAAGGCTCCATTTCCAGAGTTTCGGACTACTCTGTGTCTAGTGCAGGTGATCCATTCAGATCTAATGCTGGGTCTCCTAATTTTCATAAGGATGTTGGATTTAGCAGCCCCCCTATTCAGCCTTCGAGGGGTAGTTTAAGTGAAGACTCTTGGTTTCAAGCAATAAATGCATCTTCTGAGGCACATGCCaagagagatggagatggaATTCCACGTCCGCAG AGAACTGCATCTTTGGGTAGCTTTGGATCCATGGACAGCAATTCCCTGTCTTACAAGTCATATAACGCTGGTGGTTTAACAGATGTTGTCTCAGAAACATTAAAGGATAAAGCATCTCCAATTACGCGATCATCTGTTTCTGAAAGTTCTGGTAATTTGGATCTTTTCGCACCACCCATTTCAGAACCAGAGTCTTCTGCAGTTTCATCCTTCGATTTATTTAGAATACCGGCAGCATCATCAGCTCCATCTCTGGATTTGTTTCAACCATCTGTTATATCTCCGGCTTCATCTGTGAATCTATATCAACCACCACAAACTTCCACATCGTCATCCTTGGACTTCTTTGCTCTGCAGCAGCCAGCGACAACCTTGGATAAAGAACCAGCTCACTTATCTGTCCCTGAAAATGAAGGATGGGCGACATTTGATACACCTCAGGCCACTCCTGCATCTATTCCACATGCTGAAAATCCTACCCCTGAAAGAGTACCTAGTAGTGATGTAGGTTCATTGGAAAAGTTGGACTTGTTTTCATCCTTAAATACAAACATGCATTGGCCCTCATTTCAATCTGATAGTTTTCTTGGGTCTTCTTCAACAATGTCTAATCCATGGCATGATGTGCACAATGTTCAACCTTGCACTACAGCAACAAGTGCTCAG atggcatgcAGTAAATTGAAGGGATTTGGTCAGGTTGTATCTTTTGTCTCTGAACAGGCATGGAATGCATTTGAAGATCCCACGGGGAACCTTCCTTTGGAAGGAAATAAGCAAGGTAGTGAACTACAGCTAGAAACTCACAATCCTTCATCAACTGCTGATCAGTACTTGGGCTTAAGAGATTTAGAG AACTCCATTAAAGAGGGGATTCAAAGAGCTGCCTCTGATGACGGGTCCCTGGCTCCAAGCTTGCCATCACATGGTGGCATGGGGCCATCATATACTCCAATGCTTCCTCTGATG GGAGAGACGAAATCACATGCAATGGACCATAAATCTACAAACCCATTTGATCTCCTGAATGATTCTGATTTTGAACAGAGCAATATG TGGACATGAGCCCCTTGGACGCTGCTCTCCCCAATGCCCAGTTGTCATCCACCTTTCATGGTGTATCTCAACCATGGTTCCCACAAAATACAGTGACTCCTTATATTCCAGCTGTAGGACAAG GTGGCTTAACGTACATGGCAGGGCAAACACCAAGCTCTCAAATACC GAATGTCCCGTCGCAGGGGCCGGTTGCTTCCATTGGAGGAAACCCTTTTGCATAG